One Gloeobacter morelensis MG652769 DNA window includes the following coding sequences:
- a CDS encoding FG-GAP-like repeat-containing protein, with the protein MFSIKALRLVATALAWVGGLSLGRAVPLKAEPVVSATPTQIVLNDVLGGAASAPQTVTITNSGSTDLSVQGITLVLVAGAAGQFQIASQPMLPATVAPGASVSVGVVFNPTIAGPAIAQLDIATNAPDNPTASVSLQGLGTLGVGGNLEPSLQWIFDTYLIAVDVGDTDPAETGLAATVPLGGETSIQRFLKAGSGPVTVEPLAVFAPQSNSGLVFRVGYHPSGNPTAKNELFTVANQFHQSLAPPVSGKREFDPGAGGFGFYAILPFQGNREVFLEDELNTFTDALPHHMRVYPFKRSDGTVEANAFVVALEGITSSFDFQDLVFIVRNAKPIPAANFLNSGWSDILWRNARTGANTLWQLLATPPASVEAVSLPAVGDLHWKIVGTNDFDFDAKVDILWRNTATGANTVWLMNGALLTSTVALPAVGDLAWQIAGTGDFDFDGKPDILWRNTATGANTVWLMNRSTFVASVALPAVGDLPWQIAGTGDFNGDGRTDILWRNSATGANSLWLMDQTLLKSTVALPVVGLDWQMGGVGDYNADNRPDILWRNTTTGANTVWLMNGTVLGVSAALPPVSDLQWQIRGPR; encoded by the coding sequence GTGTTTTCCATCAAAGCGCTCCGGCTCGTTGCGACAGCCCTCGCCTGGGTGGGTGGGCTGTCGCTGGGCCGGGCCGTACCACTCAAAGCCGAGCCGGTAGTAAGCGCCACCCCTACCCAGATCGTCCTCAACGATGTGCTGGGCGGAGCCGCGAGTGCCCCTCAGACGGTGACCATCACCAATAGCGGTTCGACCGACCTGAGCGTCCAGGGGATCACCCTCGTTTTGGTCGCCGGTGCCGCCGGCCAATTTCAGATCGCTTCACAGCCGATGTTGCCCGCCACGGTCGCCCCTGGCGCTTCTGTGAGCGTTGGGGTGGTCTTCAATCCGACCATTGCCGGTCCGGCCATCGCCCAGCTCGACATTGCCACCAATGCACCGGATAACCCCACAGCTTCGGTATCGCTGCAGGGCCTGGGTACCCTTGGCGTCGGCGGCAACCTCGAACCCTCGCTGCAGTGGATTTTCGACACGTATTTGATCGCCGTCGATGTGGGTGATACCGACCCGGCCGAGACCGGCCTGGCGGCGACGGTCCCCCTGGGCGGGGAAACAAGTATTCAGCGCTTTCTCAAAGCCGGGTCGGGGCCGGTCACCGTCGAGCCCCTGGCAGTCTTTGCTCCCCAGAGCAATTCGGGGCTCGTCTTTCGCGTCGGGTACCACCCATCGGGCAACCCGACCGCCAAAAACGAACTATTCACCGTAGCCAATCAATTTCACCAGTCGCTCGCCCCGCCGGTGAGCGGCAAACGCGAGTTCGATCCGGGAGCGGGCGGTTTCGGCTTCTACGCGATTTTGCCCTTCCAGGGCAACCGCGAAGTATTCCTCGAAGATGAGCTGAACACGTTCACCGACGCCCTGCCGCACCACATGCGCGTCTATCCCTTCAAAAGAAGTGACGGCACCGTAGAAGCCAATGCGTTTGTCGTGGCCCTCGAAGGGATTACCAGCAGTTTTGATTTTCAAGATCTCGTCTTTATTGTGCGCAACGCAAAGCCGATTCCTGCCGCCAACTTCCTGAACAGCGGCTGGTCGGATATTCTCTGGCGCAATGCTAGAACGGGTGCGAATACCCTCTGGCAGTTGCTGGCTACCCCACCCGCCAGCGTTGAAGCGGTCTCCTTGCCGGCAGTTGGCGACTTGCATTGGAAGATTGTCGGCACGAACGACTTTGACTTCGATGCCAAAGTAGACATTCTCTGGCGCAACACCGCCACGGGAGCCAATACCGTTTGGCTGATGAACGGTGCACTCCTCACCTCGACTGTCGCTTTGCCTGCTGTAGGCGATCTGGCCTGGCAAATCGCCGGCACCGGCGATTTCGATTTTGATGGCAAGCCGGATATTCTCTGGCGCAACACCGCCACCGGTGCCAACACGGTCTGGCTGATGAATCGCTCGACTTTCGTCGCTTCGGTGGCGCTGCCGGCCGTGGGCGATCTGCCCTGGCAAATCGCCGGCACCGGCGACTTCAATGGCGACGGCCGCACCGATATTCTCTGGCGCAACAGTGCGACCGGTGCCAATAGTCTCTGGTTGATGGACCAGACCCTCCTGAAGAGCACCGTCGCTCTGCCGGTGGTGGGACTCGACTGGCAGATGGGCGGGGTGGGCGACTACAATGCCGACAACCGTCCCGACATTCTCTGGCGCAATACCACCACCGGCGCCAACACCGTCTGGTTGATGAACGGTACGGTCCTGGGCGTCTCCGCTGCTCTGCCTCCTGTCTCCGACTTGCAATGGCAAATCCGCGGACCGCGCTAG
- a CDS encoding AI-2E family transporter yields MPMLTNLQRTLLTWLLLVAAGWAALQVLEYFREFISVFVIAGIIAFLLSYPVALLSRRLPRFAAVLVVYSSAGVVVGTLAVALGPLVSQQTAQLIASLPDIVRSGSLQLEAFLSWARNLGLPVDVDRLVGGFGLRLQEQLQVITSPQSVEFLLGTFTGVLNFILILVIAFYMLLEGEKLWQEVLGFLPATIRGRFSDALQYNLRGFFTGQLVLGLFMALLLTPTYLLLGVPFGLVLALFVGAMELIPFIGATLGIGVVVIICLTQNLWLALWVLVASVLIQQIKDNVLAPRILGNFTGLSPVLIFGALLIGAKIAGLLGVLLAIPISGVIKSLYETLAVSDPPPRAFQSLPKPAFRKSRPRDGEQDNE; encoded by the coding sequence ATGCCGATGCTGACGAACCTGCAACGCACGTTGCTCACGTGGCTATTGTTGGTGGCCGCGGGCTGGGCGGCCCTCCAGGTACTGGAGTACTTTCGCGAATTTATCAGCGTCTTTGTGATTGCCGGGATCATTGCGTTTTTGCTGAGCTACCCGGTGGCACTCTTAAGTCGCCGTCTGCCCCGGTTTGCGGCGGTGCTGGTGGTCTACTCGAGCGCGGGGGTGGTAGTCGGTACCCTGGCGGTGGCCCTCGGTCCGCTCGTCTCGCAGCAGACGGCGCAACTGATTGCCTCGCTGCCGGATATCGTGCGCTCCGGTTCGCTGCAGTTGGAGGCGTTTTTGAGCTGGGCGCGCAATCTCGGGCTGCCGGTGGATGTCGATCGACTGGTAGGTGGATTTGGCCTCCGGCTGCAGGAGCAACTGCAGGTGATCACCTCACCGCAGTCGGTGGAATTTCTGTTGGGGACCTTCACCGGGGTGCTGAACTTCATCTTGATTCTGGTGATCGCCTTTTACATGCTGCTGGAGGGTGAGAAACTCTGGCAGGAGGTGCTTGGTTTTTTGCCCGCCACTATCCGGGGGCGCTTTTCCGATGCGCTTCAGTACAACCTGCGCGGCTTTTTCACCGGTCAGCTCGTACTGGGTCTGTTTATGGCGCTGTTGCTCACCCCCACCTATTTGCTGCTGGGGGTGCCGTTTGGGCTGGTGCTGGCGCTGTTTGTCGGAGCGATGGAACTGATTCCGTTTATCGGTGCTACTCTCGGCATCGGGGTGGTCGTGATTATCTGCCTCACCCAGAATCTGTGGCTGGCGCTCTGGGTACTGGTCGCCTCGGTGCTCATCCAGCAAATCAAAGACAACGTGCTTGCTCCGCGCATTCTGGGTAACTTTACCGGGCTGAGTCCCGTGCTCATCTTCGGCGCCCTGCTTATCGGCGCCAAGATCGCGGGTCTGCTGGGGGTGCTGCTGGCCATCCCGATTAGTGGTGTGATCAAAAGCCTCTACGAGACCCTTGCTGTCAGCGATCCCCCGCCGCGAGCCTTCCAGTCGCTGCCCAAACCGGCCTTTCGCAAGAGCCGTCCCCGCGACGGCGAGCAGGACAACGAGTGA
- a CDS encoding sigma-70 family RNA polymerase sigma factor, which produces MSLCGASAHGNRKSTRFVMNIACTRLRKAKNCGPFARGSPMMSARGTLFNRHGVSIVAEPAQGKPAEARKTRQSASFERDSVGLYLQEIGRIPLLKPEEEVMLARAIAQGGPKGEWAKRKLVQANLRLVVSIAKKYLNRGVPFLDLIQEGSMGLIRAAEKFEHERGYKFSTYAYWWIRQAITRAVASQARTVRLPVHLVEKINRVKKVRRTLAQELGRTPSQGELAEALELAEEDLEHILRAARRTVSLNITVGKEEDTELIHLIEDSQTDQPDVHIDRESMRVEVSDLLDRHLTPRERDILQLRFGLRDGQQRTLDQVGKMFDLSRERIRQIQAKAFRKLRRVRQRQRLQDWIGL; this is translated from the coding sequence ATGAGTTTGTGTGGCGCAAGCGCCCACGGCAATCGCAAAAGTACTCGTTTCGTGATGAATATTGCTTGCACTAGGTTACGAAAAGCGAAGAACTGTGGACCATTCGCGAGGGGCTCCCCCATGATGAGTGCACGGGGAACGCTATTCAATCGGCATGGGGTATCGATCGTGGCAGAACCAGCACAGGGCAAGCCGGCAGAGGCCCGCAAAACTCGGCAAAGCGCTTCATTTGAGAGAGATTCGGTCGGGCTTTACCTGCAAGAGATCGGCAGGATCCCCCTGCTCAAGCCCGAAGAAGAGGTGATGCTCGCCCGGGCGATTGCCCAGGGTGGCCCCAAGGGCGAGTGGGCCAAGCGCAAGCTGGTGCAGGCCAACCTGCGCCTGGTCGTGTCGATTGCCAAAAAATATCTCAACCGCGGCGTGCCGTTTCTGGATCTGATCCAGGAAGGCTCGATGGGCCTGATTCGCGCCGCCGAAAAATTTGAGCACGAGCGCGGGTACAAATTCTCGACCTACGCCTACTGGTGGATCCGCCAGGCGATCACCCGGGCGGTCGCTTCCCAGGCGCGCACTGTGCGTTTGCCGGTGCACCTGGTCGAAAAAATCAACCGCGTCAAAAAGGTCCGCCGCACCCTCGCTCAGGAATTGGGCCGCACGCCGAGCCAGGGGGAACTGGCCGAGGCTTTGGAATTGGCCGAAGAAGATCTTGAGCACATCCTGCGCGCCGCCCGGCGCACCGTGTCGCTCAACATCACGGTGGGCAAAGAGGAAGACACCGAGCTGATTCATCTGATCGAAGACAGCCAGACCGACCAGCCCGACGTGCACATCGACCGCGAGTCGATGCGCGTCGAGGTGAGCGACTTGCTCGACCGGCACCTGACTCCCCGCGAGCGCGACATTTTGCAGTTGCGCTTTGGGCTGCGCGACGGCCAGCAGCGCACCCTCGATCAGGTGGGCAAAATGTTCGACCTTTCGCGCGAGCGCATCCGCCAGATCCAGGCCAAAGCCTTCCGCAAACTGCGCCGGGTCCGCCAGCGCCAGCGTCTGCAGGATTGGATCGGGCTTTGA